The proteins below come from a single Miscanthus floridulus cultivar M001 chromosome 1, ASM1932011v1, whole genome shotgun sequence genomic window:
- the LOC136487777 gene encoding uncharacterized protein has product MAGKGILHFDGASKGNPGKAGAGAVLMTKDGRVVSRIHEGLGVATNNVAEYRGLTLGLKQAIDHGFTSIKVYGDSQLVSNQVNGVWQTKNQNMKELCNEVRQLKENFNSFEISHVRRESNAEADHQANIGTTLASGSVSEERGDI; this is encoded by the exons ATGGCGGGTAAGGGTATTCTTCATTTTGATGGTGCTTCAAAAGGGAACCCAGGAAAAGCAGGTGCTGGAGCTGTGCTTATGACTAAAGATGGTAGAGTG GTATCTCGGATTCATGAGGGTCTTGGTGTCGCTACTAATAATGTTGCTGAGTATCGGGGCCTGACCTTAGGACTGAAACAAGCGATTGATCATGGATTCACGAGTATTAAAGTATATGGGGACTCTCAACTTGTCAGCAATCAG GTGAATGGTGTCTGGCAAACGAAGAACCAGAACATGAAGGAGCTGTGCAATGAAGTGAGACAGCTAAAAGAGAACTTTAACTCCTTTGAGATCAGCCATGTTCGACGG GAGTCGAATGCTGAGGCGGATCACCAGGCGAACATCGGTACCACGCTTGCAA GTGGCTCCGTGTCTGAGGAGCGTGGTGACATCTGA